A DNA window from Aquarana catesbeiana isolate 2022-GZ linkage group LG01, ASM4218655v1, whole genome shotgun sequence contains the following coding sequences:
- the ARHGEF39 gene encoding rho guanine nucleotide exchange factor 39, producing the protein MLPSEASVTGDLVISLPGRRYIREGWLSLVPPSGEEVKHRMLFLFSDVLAVTSSCHPLHPINAHKFCCQAIYPLRECRVERVLGHTQSQGGLISLSFKREKLLLMSSDQQDMNSWYECLLTAVRKLRSEGSSSAGRSQSHPTIPEEPPNTSVPPRVPKRRHVNMLREDSGNPEEASWKRMRVTEPVEEKSEPQSQADNGAGWRCVVL; encoded by the exons ATGCTTCCATCTGAGGCTTCTGTGACAGGTGATTTGGTGATCTCTCTTCCAGGAAGACGATATATCAGAGAAGGATGGCTGTCTCTTGTACCGCCCAGTGGAGAGGAGGTCAAACATCGCATGCTCTTCCTCTTCTCTGATGTCCTGGCTGTCACCTCATCTTGTCACCCCTTACACCCCATCAACGCCCATAAATTCTGCTGTCAGGCGATCTACCCACTGAGAGAATGCCGGGTGGAGAGAGTCCTGGGCCACACCCAGAGCCAAGGAGGGCTGATCAGT CTGTCCTTCAAGAGGGAGAAACTTCTTCTGATGTCATCTGATCAACAGGACATGAACAGCTGGTATGAGTGTCTGCTGACCGCTGTGAG AAAACTCCGCTCAGAGGGAAGTTCAAGTGCCGGAAGATCACAGAGTCATCCAACGATTCCAGAGGAGCCACCAAACACTTCTGTACCACCGAGAGTTCCCAAGAGACGTCAT GTCAACATGCTGAGAGAAGATTCTGGAAATCCAGAAGAAGCATCATGGAAGCGAATGAGAGTCACTGAGCC agttgAAGAAAAGTCGGAGCCGCAATCACAGGCCGATAACGGAGCGGGGTGGAGATGTGTCGTTCTATAA